The Pedobacter ginsengisoli region TGCATACTCGCCTTTTACTGGCTTAAGGTTGTTGTTAAACGAGATCCTGGAAACCGAATAGTTATCTTCATTGTTTACCATCATTACATAACCTCCAGCGGGATTTTTTACAAGCCCGGCCCCATCGGCAGAACCGCCAAAGGTATAGCCTTCAGATTCAGGGAATTTGTCTTCACTGCTAAAAAGAGAAAACAGCTCCAGGTTTTCGAATCCTGAAAGTTTTTTGAGCAGTACAGGAGTTACAGAATAATCTTTTAATACCACTTGTTCTTCTGCTCCGGTGTCTTTTGAATCCTTTTTGCATGAAGAAACCGCAATGGCTGCAGCAGCAAAAGTTGCTACTGCAACGGCAAGAGTTTTTGTTTTAATAAATTTCACAGTCATAGTTTGTCTTGTTGTTTGTTACAAACCTAGCGCCCTAATATTTTGTGAAATTTAATTGTATGTTAAGTAAAATAGCGCCAAACTATTTGGAATTATTCTAAGCATTTTTAATAAGTATTGTTTCCAGAACATTTGCTACATCATCGCATTTATCCGAAGCAATTTCCATAGTTTGCAGTACCTCTTTCTGTTTAATCAGTTCAATGGCATTGGCTTGATTATCAAATAGCTTACCTAGGGCAGTGTTACAGATATAATCGGCTGTGCTTTCTCCTTTATTAATTTTAATGCATATCTCGGCAATTAGCTTGGTGTTGGTAAGGTCTTTAAGCTCGGCAACAGCAGTATTAATATCCTTGCACATTTCTAAAAGCAGCTCAGCAAGCTCTATCATTGGCTTGGTTATGGTTTTTAGGTTGTACAAGTCCATATTCATGGCTGAGGCATAGATATAATCAATAATATCATCCAAAGAACTAGCCAGCGCATGGATATCCTCCCGGTCGAACGGAGTAATAAATGTTTTGCCTAAACCCAAAATGATGGCATGTTTAAAACCATCGCCAACCTCTTCAAGTCTTTCAATTTCCTTTATATGCGTCTTTCTTTTTTCCTGTTCAGGGGTGTTTACTGCCAGTACCAGGGTTTTGGCAATTAGCACCAGGTTGTTGCTGGCCTGCTCAAACATGGGTTGGAATACTTTGTCTTTAGGGCTAAAAAAGTTGAATACAGAGTTCATGGTAATTTTGCTTTTAGCAAAAATATCATTGCAATGTTAAGCCATTATAAAGTTTAAGTGCTATTTAACAGTGGTTTATATTAAAAGTTACCATTTATAACCCATTCTTATATATTTTAGCAGAAACCGACAATCAACATAAAAAAGCATGAGCAAACAGAAAAAGAAAAAGGGCAATGGTAATTCAAATCCGGATGCTGCCAAACAGGCATTAATGCATCAGAAAAGGTTTGTGGAGCGGGTAGAGCTGCTTTGTAATGCGTTGGTGGGTCCAGGCTATTTCGAAAAATTCCCGGCAGCTATTCTTTCTCATATGTATGCCACCAGGTACCCGGCATTAAAATAAAGGCCAGTCCTGAGTCTGAAGTTTCTAAATCAACAGTGTTAAAGGCCAATAAGCTGCTCAATGCTTTTTTAGAAGATCAGTGTATTACCTTAATGAATGGCGAGCGGATATTGTTTAGTATGCTTCTGTCTGAAGGTTTGTTGTTAATCAATTTCCTGCATGTGGTTCATGCCAATTACTTCCCCAGTGCTGCGCTTTTGAAAGAGGCTTTTAAGGATTAGTTCCCGGAAACGGATTCTTATTTAAAAATTCAGGAAATGATAGATGTACTGGTGCAGGATATTATTGTGTTTTTGAGGGACTTGAATAAGAGTATTATTAAGGCCGATTATAGCGAAACAGCTTGTCTTGAGATCAGCAGCAATCACAACGATATTTATTTGCATGAGTTTAAAACCACTAAAACATCGATGGTAAACCCCGCTCTATGATTCGCCTGGGCTGGGTTGATGGGGAATTTAACTGGGTATTTGCCAAAGTTAAACCTTCGGCACTTGGTTTTGAGGTTGTAGGGCTAGATGTATCGCTTGATGTTTACATACAAATACATGCGTTAGACAGGTTGCAGAACCGGATAGATATTACCCCCGGCATTATGCACTCTATTGCCTTTATGATTTTTATGGATAAGGAAATTAAACACCATAAGGATTACAACAGGAGTTTGGTTGAGTTTTATCTGTCTGATAAAAAAGCAGGATACCTGCAGGTTGAACTGCATGGCGACAGGCTGGTTATTCATACCTTTTTATTTTTAACCAATAGTGGTACGCCTGAGGGTATTAAGCTTGAAAAGCTTGCCGGATTGCAAAAAGCGGATAAAATATACCTTGAAATTGATGCGCTTTCGACCTTTAACTCTTACCATATTGATAAGAATGAACCGCTTAAGAACTTGTTTATTGAGGCTGGTTGTGGTTCATTATTGGAACTGGGCCATTTGCAGGAGTTTTCTGTTAATGAGGTTAAGGATAAAGACCCTGATTCGATATTGAAATACCTTGCCGATTCAAAATACTTTAGATCGGCAGAGTAGTAGGTGCAGGCTTGTAAGAAATATTATTATCTTGCTTTCCTATTTTAACAATCGATGATAATAATAATACAGTGTAAAGATCAGATAGGGCTGGTTGCCGATATTTCGCAGATTTTATCTGCAGCAAAACTCAACATTGTTTCCATGAGGGAACACGTGGATAAGGCCGAAAGTATGTTTTTTATGCGCCTTGATGTAGATGGATATGCTGACGAGGCTTTACTTACCGAAAGTATGCGCCAGATTTTACCTGCCGGTGCACTTATTCATGTTAATCCGGTTGCCGAAAAAAGGATTGTGGTAATGGTTACTAAAGAATATCATTGCCTCGCCGATATTTTGGTGCGCAATAACTTTGGTACTTTAGGTGCAACTGTTGTTGGCGTTATTGGCAATCATGATGTTCTGCAAAAAATTTGTGAACGCTTTGATGTTCCTTTTTCTTTGATTTCTTATGCTTATGAGGGGGATGATCCGGAGCAGGAAATGATTGATCAGATAAATGCCTATAACCCTGATTATGTAATTCTGGCTAAGTTTATGAGGATTTTGTCGCCTCGATTTGTAGCTTGCTTTGCGGATCGGATTATTAATATCCATCATTCTTTTTTGCCTGCTTTTGCCGGCGCTAATCCGTATAAACAGGCTTTTGAAAGAGGGGTGAAGCTGATTGGCGCCACAGCTCACTTTGTTACTAATGATTTAGATGAAGGGCCAATAATTGCTCAGCAGATTATTCCTGTAAATCATTCGTTTACGGTTAAGGATATGGTACGGTCGGGCAAGGAGATTGAAACTGCGGTGCTGGCAAAGGCCATGAGGCTGGTTCTTGGCGATAGGGTGTTTGTTTATAAGAATAAGACTGTGGTTTTTGACAATTAAAAATGCTTGTTACTCTAAGACTGCATTCAATTGCGCTGAAAAAGCGCAAATGAATGCTAGGTCTTTTCGTCACAAGTATTTTTATAGGAAAGTAGGGGTGTTAGGAATGCATAACCTTCTAGTGATGTAGATGTACTATTGATGTAGATGCAATTGGCTTTTAAGTTCCTTAATTTCTTGTTGCATGGCATCTACTTTTTCTAGCAAATGGCGGATTGCATCTATGCCCTCAATATTGATTTGCAAATCGTAGTGCAAATGAATATATCTGTCAAGCTCCCCGAATTGTTTTATGTGGATGCACTTTTCTGATTCAACCGTTATCAATGAAATGATTCCGGAGTCCTCGAGCGATACAATAAACTCGGGTTCAATATCGTATTTAAAGCAATATTCTGTTATGGTTATTAGTTCTGTTTCCATGGTTAACTGATGTAAATGGTTTAGCCCAGGTTTTTTAGTTCGTTAAAAAGCTCTTTCTGTTTCTCTGTAAGTTCTGTTGGTATTTTTATAGTATAGGTTACAAAGAGGTTTCCAAATTCTCCTTCGGTTTTGTAAACCGGAAAACCTTTGCCTTTTAACCGTACTTTAGTATTATTTTGAGTTCCGGGAGCTACTTTTAGTTTTACTTTACTATCAAATGTGGTAACTGTTACATCGCCACCAAGAACAGCGGTATAAAGATCTATTTCTGCGTTGGTATATAGGTCGTTGTTAAGTCTTTTAAAATGAGGATCTTCGCTAATATTAAAGGTGATGTATAAATCGCCATTTGAGCCGCCATTGGCACCCGGTGCACCCTGACCGCCTAATTTGATGGTTTGCCCGTTAGCTATACCAGCCGGAATGGTTATCCTTAAGTTTTTGCCATTTACAGCCAGCGTTTGCTTGTGCGTGTTGTAGGCATCAAGAAGTGATATGTTAATTTCGGCCTGATAATCTTGTCCTTTAAACTTACGGCTTCCACGTTTTGATTGAGCGCCTGCATTTCCGAATAAAGATTCAAAGAAGTCTGAAAAGTCTCCACCTCCACTAAATCCTTCTCCTCCAAAAT contains the following coding sequences:
- a CDS encoding DUF47 domain-containing protein, whose protein sequence is MNSVFNFFSPKDKVFQPMFEQASNNLVLIAKTLVLAVNTPEQEKRKTHIKEIERLEEVGDGFKHAIILGLGKTFITPFDREDIHALASSLDDIIDYIYASAMNMDLYNLKTITKPMIELAELLLEMCKDINTAVAELKDLTNTKLIAEICIKINKGESTADYICNTALGKLFDNQANAIELIKQKEVLQTMEIASDKCDDVANVLETILIKNA
- the purU gene encoding formyltetrahydrofolate deformylase, which gives rise to MIIIIQCKDQIGLVADISQILSAAKLNIVSMREHVDKAESMFFMRLDVDGYADEALLTESMRQILPAGALIHVNPVAEKRIVVMVTKEYHCLADILVRNNFGTLGATVVGVIGNHDVLQKICERFDVPFSLISYAYEGDDPEQEMIDQINAYNPDYVILAKFMRILSPRFVACFADRIINIHHSFLPAFAGANPYKQAFERGVKLIGATAHFVTNDLDEGPIIAQQIIPVNHSFTVKDMVRSGKEIETAVLAKAMRLVLGDRVFVYKNKTVVFDN
- a CDS encoding chaperone modulator CbpM is translated as METELITITEYCFKYDIEPEFIVSLEDSGIISLITVESEKCIHIKQFGELDRYIHLHYDLQINIEGIDAIRHLLEKVDAMQQEIKELKSQLHLHQ
- a CDS encoding DnaJ C-terminal domain-containing protein; translation: MAFIDYYKTLGLEKSATQDDIKKAYRKLARKYHPDLNPNDKDANRQFQQINEANEALSDPEKRKKYDEYGEHWKNADQFEQAKQSQQQNAYSGGGGGYQGGGFSSADFGGEGFSGGGDFSDFFESLFGNAGAQSKRGSRKFKGQDYQAEINISLLDAYNTHKQTLAVNGKNLRITIPAGIANGQTIKLGGQGAPGANGGSNGDLYITFNISEDPHFKRLNNDLYTNAEIDLYTAVLGGDVTVTTFDSKVKLKVAPGTQNNTKVRLKGKGFPVYKTEGEFGNLFVTYTIKIPTELTEKQKELFNELKNLG